The following is a genomic window from Bacteroidia bacterium.
ATTGTCGCAGTGCTCGGAGGAGTGCAGCGCGTCCCGGAGAGGGAGTTCGCGCTGCACGTGTGGCCCTATCCATCTTCCGACGAACTCCACATCGTGCTGCGCAGCAAGGTCGGCGAACAAGTACGCATCGTGCTCACCGATGTGTTGGGAAAAAGCGACATCGTGTACAGCGGCCGCGCGGGCGAAGCAGGTGTGACACTGCGTATTTCCCTGCAGGGCAGGGCACGCGGTCCGCTGTTTATTCATGCGCAGGCGGGCGAACAACGGACTATCAAGAAAGTGATGCGCAATTGATTGCGGGGAGAGGCGTGACAGCGGATGTACCTGCGCTGTGTTGCCTGCTGGCGATTTCAGGGTAACCAAGTTCGTGTACAAAAGAAGAGACGCGCGGGCCGTGATGAGGTCCGCGCGTCTGTTTTCCGGGAGTCGCTCGATTTCCGGAATCACCCGGGATAGTCAGAAGGGGTATCTGACCTCGGCCACGTACTGCTGCTGTTCGGAACGGTTATCCCATCTCCGGACAAGCGTCTGGCAATGCCGCACCAATCGGGACGAAGAATCATGGCGGGCTGTTTGTACGACCGCGAATTTGCCCATGCGCGAATCCTGGAACTCGTACAACGCCAGGGCAGCGATGATGCGGATACATTCCTGGTCCTCGTTTTTCAGCTTGTCCATGAGAGGGATGATCGCATAGTCGAAGTCGTATTTCGGATAGGCCCGTTTAAGGTCGATGATGAGCTGTATATAATCGCAGCGCACCTCGAGTGATTTGTGGTTGAGGCCGGCCAGAATGTTTTTCTCGATATATTCCTGGCGTTCGGTGGACAGCGGCGGATTGATTTCGCGGGCCAGAAGGGTATTCTGTACGGCCGCGATGGCGAATACCGCAACGATGGCGATCATAAAGCGTTTCATGATGCACTCCTGAAATCTTCTGTGGGTAGCGAGTAATTTTTACAACGATTCGGTGTACGGAAAGGGTGTGCACGAGTTTCACGCTCCGCGAAAAAAATCGACCATGCTGAAGGAAGGGAAGCTCTTGTGATCTGGAAACGGTGGAAATCGGATCAGAGGAAAGTTCACATGAGTGGGGCGCTTGTCCATGAGCCAAAAATGGGCGATACATGAGTCGCCCATTTCCCGCATCCGGCGGGGGCGAGCTTGAACCGCTTCCATGTAGAAGCAGAGCGAAGCCCCGTGTCAATCTCTGCGATCGCTGTACAATTTTCGGAAAAATGGGCGATACATGAATCGCCCATTTTCGGTGTCCGGTAAAAGCACCTACCATCCGATTCCACTAAAAGAAAACTGCCATCATCCATCTCAGATCGTGCATATCCGTGTACAAATTCAGGCCCCGATCCGACCGAGATTGTGCAGGGATGGAACACGCATTGCAGCGAGGAAAATATTCTGTGGAGAGGGTACGATTTTCTCCTTGGCATGGCATCGCGGGAAACCCTATTTTCCGTATTGAGGTACCTGATGGTTATTGCGACAACGCGAGTACATCGTCATAGCAGTCAACGCCGCACGCTTGTGTATGGCGTGCTGCTGTGTTGCGTGGTACTCGTTTCGCTTTTTCCTCAAACTTCCACGTCACAGCTTCTCGTGCGCGATGATATTCCGCTCGAGGAGCTGGTACGAAAGCACTTCATCGGCGAAGGCGCGAATGTCACAAACATCACCCGGCGGGGCTGGCCAAGGGCAATGGGTTGGTTCGATGGCCGTGGCAGCAATATCGGCCTGGCAGAAGGAATTCTGCTCACCAGCGGATGGGTCGGCATAGCTCCGGGTCCGAATGATGTGGAGGATGCCAGCTTCCCCGCGTTTTCCGGGGGAGATGCCGATTTAAGCGCGCTGGTCAACCGCATCACCTTCGATGCCTGTGTTCTGGAATTTGATTTCATCCCCTATCAGGACACGGTGAGTTTCGAGTATGTCTTTGCATCGGAGGAATACGAGGAATACGTCGGCTCACCGTTCAACGACGTTTTCGCATTTTTTATCTCCGGGCCGGGAATCACCGGCAAGAAGAATATTGCCCTGGTCCCCGGCGTGGCTATCCCGGTGGCCATCAACAATGTGAACCACCTGAGCAACACGCCCTACTACGTCGACAACGCCGGGGGAGCAACAGTACAGTATGATGGCTTTACGAAAGTCCTCAAAGCCATGTCTGTTGTGACACCCTGCGAGACCTATCGTCTGAAGCTCGCCATCACCGATGTGCAGGACAACGTGCTCGACAGCGGTGTGTTTCTGAAAAAGGGCAGCTTCAATGCCGGCGACGCCTTCGAAGTGCGCGCCATCCGTGACGCCTACGAAAAAGGATGTCAGCCGGGTCTTTTCGAAATTCTCCGGGGTGGTGAAATCAGCAAGCAGTTGCAGATCACCTTTCAATTGCTGGGTAATGCACAGGAGGGCACCGATTTTGCTCCCATTACCAAGACGGTGACCTTTCAACCTGGTCAAAGCAGTATGATCATCCCCGTCGATGCACTTGACGACGGTATTTCCGATGATGGAGAAATGATCATCCTCTACATCCCGGATTTCTGCAACACCGGCCTCGTGCGCGATACATTGTATATCTGGGAAACCGATCCGCTCACTATTTTGCTTCCCGACGACACGCTGCTCTGCGACGGTGGAGATCTCCATCTGCCGGCGCGCATCACTGGCGGCACGGGAGTTTTCAACTATTACTGGGACGGGTATGCGCACGGGGACAGCGTGCTTCACCTTTCACCGGTAACCGCTGGAACGTACCGTTTTCACGTCACTGACTCTCTGACGGGCTGCTCCGCCTGGAAGGACATCATTGTCCGCGTGGATAGTCTCCCGGTCGCGTATGCGGGCGAAGATACGGTGGTCTGCGTAGGTGGCTCGATTCTCATCGGAGCACCGGCCACTGGCGGCACTCCACCCTATCTCTATGAGTGGACACCAGCTGCCGGATTGTCCGATTCCCGTATCGCCACACCCGTTGCCAGACCCATCACCACGACAACGTGGCATCTGAAAGTCACCAGCGCCTCGGGATGCACTGCGTACGACTCTGTCACGGTGGAGGTGAGCGACGTGCGCGTGGATGCCGGGAAGGATACACTGTTCTGCAGAGGTGCCGTCGTTGCCATCGGCGGAGAAGCGTCAGGCGGCCGCGAACCATACACATACAGCTGGAGCCCGGCCGCGGGCCTGACCAGCACAAATATGCCCAGACCGCTCGCGAAACCGGATGTTACGACTACATATACGGTGCGCGTGCGGGACAGAAATGGCTGCGAAACCATTGATTCCGTGCGCCTCGAAGTCTCATGGATCACTCTCGATGCGGGTCCGGACAGAATGATCTGTCCCGGAGAAAGAGTGACCATCGGAAACGATGCGCAGTGGTCGCATAGCCCGGTTACCTATGTCTGGAGTCCTACGACAGGTCTGGACAATCCATACAGTCCAACGCCTTCGGTGCGTCCTCCGAGAAATTTGACCTATGTCGTGACGGCGACAAACGGCAGCGGCTGTGAGGTGAAAGACACGGTCAACGTGTTCATTTCCGATCTCTCGGCGGATGCGGGACCCGACAGGGTTATGTGTCCCGGTGAGCCCGTCCAGCTCGGCGGCAGTGCGCGCGGGGGACGTCCGCCATATTCGGTGCTATGGACGCCATCGATCGGATTGACTGCCGCCGATGTCCTTGACCCCATGGCCAATCCCGATACGTCCACGTGGTACCATCTTCGCGTCCTCGATCGTGATGGTTGCGCGTACTACGATTCTGTCCGCGTCACGGTCTTTGCCAGACTTCCGATGCGGCTGAGTGCGAGCGGACCGACCTTGCTCTGTACCGGCGACAGCGTGACGCTTGATGCTGGTGGCACCATGGCATCGTACAAATGGAATACCGGCGCCACCAGCAGAAATATACGCATCGGCACGAGCGGCCGCTATTGGTGTGAAGGCATTAGTCCCGACGGCTGTCGCAGCTTCTCGGATACCATTCAGGTTTCCGTGACGGATCAGCCGCAACCCGTGATCACAGGCCCTTCGGTTGTCTGTACGGGAGCAGAGGTGCGGTATAGCGTGCAGGACGCCGGAGCTGCGGTGTACCGGTGGTCGGTAAACGGCGGTTTTATTCTCTCCGG
Proteins encoded in this region:
- a CDS encoding choice-of-anchor L domain-containing protein, coding for MVIATTRVHRHSSQRRTLVYGVLLCCVVLVSLFPQTSTSQLLVRDDIPLEELVRKHFIGEGANVTNITRRGWPRAMGWFDGRGSNIGLAEGILLTSGWVGIAPGPNDVEDASFPAFSGGDADLSALVNRITFDACVLEFDFIPYQDTVSFEYVFASEEYEEYVGSPFNDVFAFFISGPGITGKKNIALVPGVAIPVAINNVNHLSNTPYYVDNAGGATVQYDGFTKVLKAMSVVTPCETYRLKLAITDVQDNVLDSGVFLKKGSFNAGDAFEVRAIRDAYEKGCQPGLFEILRGGEISKQLQITFQLLGNAQEGTDFAPITKTVTFQPGQSSMIIPVDALDDGISDDGEMIILYIPDFCNTGLVRDTLYIWETDPLTILLPDDTLLCDGGDLHLPARITGGTGVFNYYWDGYAHGDSVLHLSPVTAGTYRFHVTDSLTGCSAWKDIIVRVDSLPVAYAGEDTVVCVGGSILIGAPATGGTPPYLYEWTPAAGLSDSRIATPVARPITTTTWHLKVTSASGCTAYDSVTVEVSDVRVDAGKDTLFCRGAVVAIGGEASGGREPYTYSWSPAAGLTSTNMPRPLAKPDVTTTYTVRVRDRNGCETIDSVRLEVSWITLDAGPDRMICPGERVTIGNDAQWSHSPVTYVWSPTTGLDNPYSPTPSVRPPRNLTYVVTATNGSGCEVKDTVNVFISDLSADAGPDRVMCPGEPVQLGGSARGGRPPYSVLWTPSIGLTAADVLDPMANPDTSTWYHLRVLDRDGCAYYDSVRVTVFARLPMRLSASGPTLLCTGDSVTLDAGGTMASYKWNTGATSRNIRIGTSGRYWCEGISPDGCRSFSDTIQVSVTDQPQPVITGPSVVCTGAEVRYSVQDAGAAVYRWSVNGGFILSGDGTREITVRWDSDGSYTVAVEILLGSAFCRGDTMITVSVLPNPRPVISASGPLRFCSGDSVELRAPGGYVSYAWSNGATGSRLIVSTAGRYSVTVTTAEGCTGVSPEVEVLLYPQPRPQLRFVSSAAVCEGDSVLIEVMGDYADIEWNTGSRGKTIALRSPLVVWAHVVTADGCRGVSDTLQARILPNPQPVIVADGPLEFCEGDSVRLRTSEAFASWSWSGGEATQSIVVRASGVYGVRVVNIEGCEGNAESVRVIVHPNPPEPVITRDGRLLRAPAGYLYEWYEDDAGSLQPIPGEESDTLVFSFGVWYRVRVRTPFGCSALSRPILIPLSEMATSTVGLPVLTAQPGEEVRIPMNLLAAQYLREAGVTTFTATIRFNSSMLSPLNGDPGGRVVNGERILDISGSLVEGNPVLSELRLVATLGNASSTPLIIETFHWNNSGVVVTRIDGRFDMPVCEQGGERLFGGEGRLRLAQNHPNPFNSHTIIEYEVIERGHTQIYVLDMLGRRVATLLDDSIEPGAYRVAFDARNLPSGLYWTVLHTPGQVVTRAIRLLK